Proteins from a single region of Xiphophorus maculatus strain JP 163 A chromosome 22, X_maculatus-5.0-male, whole genome shotgun sequence:
- the LOC102220455 gene encoding glutathione S-transferase-like, translating into MSGKVILHYFNGRGKMESIRWLLTVAEVEFEEHYLTNRDQYLKLLNEGSLMFQQVPLVEIDGLKLVQTKAILHYIAEKYNLHGKDLKEHAMIDMYAEGLMDHMEMFMVLPFVTDTKPKLDNIRSKAEERYLPVFEKALTGPVYLVGGKLSLADVLLVECTLMLEEKFPDILKEFPNIKSFQGRMTQIPAISRFLQPGSKRKPLPDEGYVKTVKEVFNITGPFP; encoded by the exons ATGTCTGGAAAAGTTATTCTGCACTATTTCAATGGAAGGGGGAAAATGGAGTCAATTCGCTGGCTTCTTACCGTTGCAGAAGTGGAG TTTGAAGAACATTATCTGACCAACAGAGATCAGTACTTAAAACTCCTGAATG AGGGGTCGCTCATGTTTCAACAGGTTCCGCTGGTGGAGATTGATGGCCTTAAACTTGTGCAGACAAAAGCAATCCTGCACTACATCGCAGAGAAATACAATCTCCACGGAAAAGACCTCAAAGAACATGCCAT GATCGACATGTATGCAGAGGGACTGATGGATCACATGGAAATGTTCATGGTCCTCCCCTTCGTCACAGACACCAAACCCAAACTTGACAATATTCGGAGCAAAGCAGAAGAGCGCTACCTGCCAGTATTTGAAAAG GCACTTACTGGACCCGTGTACCTGGTGGGAGGAAAACTAAGCCTTGCAGATGTGCTCCTGGTTGAATGTACTTTGATGCTGGAGGAGAAATTTCCTGACATACTCAAGGAATTTCCCAACATCAAG TCCTTCCAAGGCAGGATGACTCAAATCCCAGCCATCAGCAGGTTTCTGCAGCCGGGCAGCAAGAGGAAGCCGTTGCCAGATGAAGGTTACGTCAAGACAGTCAAGGAAGTGTTCAACATCACAGGACCCTTTCCATAA
- the ick gene encoding serine/threonine-protein kinase ICK, which produces MNRYTTLRQLGDGTYGSVILGRSLESGELVAIKKMKRKFYSWEECMNLREVKSLKKLNHANVIKLKEVIRENDHLYFIFEYMKENLYQLMKDRTRLFPESAVRNIMFQILQGLAFIHKHGFFHRDMKPENLLCMGPELVKIADFGLAREIRSRPPYTDYVSTRWYRAPEVLLRSTSYNSPIDQWAIGCIMAELYTLRPLFPGSSEVDTIFKICQVLGTPKKTDWPEGYQLASAMNFRWPQCVPSNLKTLIPNASPDAIRLMTDLLQWDPKNRPASAQSLRYSYFHVGQALGTPQQILEQGRPQPGRVQLQPPLQQQQQQQPLLLLKPMPPTQPPPSNQHCPPSRPLQQVAPPPASAASQAASYQRHTGPKHIPKPEQTEVMPQSHLPYIVDKSLQSKPRQQETGGANLLNYQVKPKGGGRRRWGHGTGHLKSDNWDNYEDRDLSSLSILGKNNFSSEKRRQGEDALSRYGNVLDYSRPSGKEDTPLNLNKTEAYQEPSRTASAKQHYLRQSRYLPGISTKKNVAIDVSKDFTGSHLWGGSSIPFGGTLPSRGAHGTNTIPGGYIPSFYKNDGGSAGHRGRQGTSVEATASNYATWRSGRSQMNPSANAPTANKSTSSLHPRPPLQSIHGRTDWSAKYGHR; this is translated from the exons aatgaAACGAAAGTTTTACTCCTGGGAGGAATGCATGAACCTTAGAGAAGTCAAG TCCCTGAAGAAACTAAACCATGCTAATGTGATCAAACTCAAGGAGGTAATCCGGGAAAATGATCACTTGTACTTCATTTTTGAGTACATGAAGGAGAATTTGTATCAGCTGATGAAAGACCG GACACGTTTGTTCCCTGAATCGGCTGTTAGGAATATAATGTTTCAGATCCTGCAGGGACTTGCATTCATTCATAAGCACG GGTTTTTCCACAGGGACATGAAACCAGAAAATCTCCTGTGTATGGGCCCAGAGCTGGTGAAAATCGCCGACTTTGGGCTCGCCCGTGAGATCAGATCTCGACCGCCGTACACAGACTATGTCTCAACTCGATG GTACCGAGCTCCAGAGGTGCTCCTCAGGTCCACATCATACAATTCACCCATAGACCAGTGGGCGATCGGCTGCATCATGGCTGAGCTTTACACACTCAGGCCTCTGTTCCCAGGATCCAGTGAAGTGGATACCATATTCAAGATCTGCCAAGTCCTGGGTACGCCAAAGAAG ACTGATTGGCCCGAGGGATACCAGCTGGCGAGCGCCATGAACTTCCGTTGGCCTCAGTGCGTTCCCAGCAACCTGAAGACACTGATCCCCAACGCCAGTCCAGACGCCATCCGTCTCATGACGGACCTGCTTCAGTGGGACCCCAAGAACAGGCCGGCCTCTGCTCAG TCTCTCAGGTACTCGTATTTCCACGTGGGCCAAGCTCTGGGCACCCCTCAGCAGATCCTGGAGCAGGGCAGACCTCAGCCGGGTCGAGTGCAGCTGCAGCctcctctgcagcagcagcagcagcagcagcctctcCTACTGCTGAAGCCCATGCCCCCCACCCAGCCTCCACCTTCTAACCAGCACTGCCCACCCTCCAGGCCTCTCCAGCAGGTCGCGCCGCCCCCTGCATCAGCAGCTTCCCAGGCGGCGTCTTACCAGAGGCACACGGGGCCCAAGCACATACCGAAGCCGGAGCAGACGGAGGTCATGCCACAGAGTCACCTTCCTTACATCGTCGACAAGAGTCTGCAGAGCAAG CCAAGGCAGCAGGAGACAGGCGGCGCAAACCTTCTCAACTACCAGGTGAAGCCAAAGGGAGGAGGGCGGCGGCGATGGGGACACGGCACGGGACACCTCAAGAGTGACAACTGGGACAACTATGAAGACAGAGATCTGTCCTCTTTGAGCATTCTggggaaaaataacttttcctcCGAGAAGCGGAGGCAGGGAGAGGACGCTCTGAGCAG GTACGGAAATGTTCTGGATTACAGTCGACCCAGTGGAAAAGAAGACACACCCTTGAACCTGAACAAGACCGAAGCCTATCAGGAGCCGTCGAGAACCGCCTCAGCCAAGCAGCACTACCTGAGACAGTCTAGATATTTACCTG GCATAAGTACAAAGAAGAATGTGGCCATAGATGTCAGTAAGGATTTCACTGGAAGCCATCTTTGGGGCGGCAGTAGTATTCCTTTTGGAGGAACGCTGCCGAGCAGAGGAGCGCATG GTACAAATACAATCCCTGGTGGATACATCCCATCATTTTACAAAAACGACGGTGGCTCTGCTGGCCACAGAGGAAGGCAGGGTACATCAGTGGAAGCAACAGCATCAA ATTATGCAACATGGCGGTCTGGTCGGAGTCAGATGAACCCCTCTGCCAACGCGCCCACAGCCAACAAAAGCACGTCCAGTCTGCATCCTCGCCCGCCACTACAGAGCATTCACGGCCGAACAGACTGGTCTGCCAAATACGGACACCGTTAG
- the agpat5 gene encoding 1-acyl-sn-glycerol-3-phosphate acyltransferase epsilon: MLLSLVVHTYSLRYWFPATIMLGTAPAYVLSWGIWRLLSTVLPARFYHKLDDRLYCIYQSMVLFFFENYTGVEIIIYGDIPKNKENVIYLSNHQCTADWIIADMLAIRQSAIGHVRYVLKDGLKWLPLYGWYFSQHGGVFVKRSAKFNEKAMKRKLLSQTRCGAPMYLVIFPEGTRYNPELKNVITDSQKFAEREGLAVLKHTLTPRVKASHLAVDIMNDSLDAVYDVTVAYEGTLDNSGQRKPAPSMAEFLCKECPRIHIHFDRVDIKGIPLEPELFRRWMHNRFEMKDRMLTDFYESEDPDKKCRFPGEGRVSPLNLSKSLPSALILGGLTLPMLLTENGRKLYVRTWVYGTLLGWLWMNISP, from the exons ATGCTGCTCTCTCTTGTTGTGCACACATACTCGCTGCGGTACTGGTTTCCTGCCACCATCATGCTGGGTACAGCCCCAGCATACGTTCTGTCATGGGGGATCTGGCGGTTACTTTCCACCGTCTTACCAGCAAGGTTTTACCATAAATTAGACGACCGACTGTACTGCATTTACCAGAGCATGGTCCTGTTCTTCTTTGAAAACTATACAGGGGTTGAG ATAATTATATATGGAGATATACCAAAGAATAAAGAGAACGTCATCTACCTTTCTAATCATCAATGCACAG CTGACTGGATTATCGCCGACATGCTGGCCATCAGACAAAGTGCCATTGGTCATGTCAGATACGTCCTAAAAGATGGACTCAAGTGGCTCCCGTTGTACGGCTGGTATTTTTCACAG caTGGGGGAGTCTTTGTGAAAAGAAGTGCAAAGTTTAATGAAAAGGCTATGAAGAGGAAGCTTCTCAGTCAGACTCGATGTGGAGCTCCA atGTACCTTGTCATTTTTCCTGAAGGAACTCGGTATAATCCAGAGCTGAAGAATGTTATCACCGACAGTCAGAAGTTTGCTGAGAGAGAAG GACTGGCTGTTCTGAAGCACACTCTCACACCCAGGGTGAAGGCGTCTCACCTCGCCGTTGACATCATGAATGACAGTCTAGACGCCGTATATGACGTCACAGTAGCTTATGAGGGAACGCTGGACAACTCCGGTCAGAGGAAACCCGCACCTTCGATGGCAG AATTTCTATGCAAGGAATGTCCCCGCATCCACATCCACTTCGACCGCGTGGACATCAAGGGAATCCCATTGGAGCCCGAGCTTTTCCGCAGGTGGATGCACAACCGCTTCGAAATGAAGGACCG GATGTTGACAGATTTCTACGAGTCAGAGGATCCAGATAAAAAGTGCAGATTCCCCGGCGAGGGCAGAGTCTCTCCACTGAACCTCTCCAAGTCCCTTCCCTCTGCGCTAATTTTGGGAGGGCTAACACTGCCAATGCTGCTGACGGAGAACGGCAGAAAACTTTACGTGAGAACCTGGGTTTACGGGACACTGCTGGGCTGGCTCTGGATGAACATTTCTCCCTAA
- the tmem14a gene encoding transmembrane protein 14A, which translates to MDWIGFGYAAALIFGGFMGYKRKGSVMSLIAGLVFGGLSAYGAYNVSNDPKDILVLLASSGLLAVIMGMRYKKSGKLMPAGIMTGLSLLMVFRLLLLTIM; encoded by the exons ATGGACTGGATTGGTTTCGGCTATGCTGCAGCCCTCATTTTTGGTGGATTTATGGGATATAAGAGAAAAG GCAGCGTGATGTCCCTGATTGCTGGTTTAGTTTTTGGTGGATTATCTGCGTATGGAGCCTATAACGTCTCCAATGATCCAAAAGATATCCTGGTGCTGTTGG CCTCCTCTGGGTTGCTGGCAGTCATCATGGGAATGAGATACAAGAAATCAGGGAAATTAATGCCAGCGGGGATTATGACGGGCTTAAG TTTGCTGATGGTGTTTCGCCTGTTGCTTCTGACCATAATGTAA
- the angpt2 gene encoding angiopoietin-2 has translation MKMLNVDLLILSFCFGLGTQYGAVGKSQYQIQNGACSYTFLLPEQENCQSTYNYPDQKDGPMDDESVQRLEQLEMGMENNTQWLLKLENYMQDSMKHDMLQLQQAAVHNHTVTMIEIGANLLSQTAEQTRKLTNVEAQVIHHTTRLERQLLENSHNLEKQLIVQSNEISKLNDKNSLLEKKVTEIEKQRQVEQKTLREEKEQLQSLILRQTAIIGELEQQLLKVSSNNSVLHHQQQELLDTVNSLVQILSTGSVQEPKIAMMQDTPTTYMDCAAVYKSGNIKSGVYTLTIPNTTTEVKAFCDMETEGGGWTVLQKRFEGHVDFHRTWQEYKKGFGEPSGEYWLGNEFVSRLTIQQSYKLRVQLSDWEGNSAFSQYDQFSLDGEAQNYRIHLKGYSGTAGKISSIGQPGSDFSTKDADNDKCVCKCSQLTTGGWWFDACGPSNLNGMYYQNGQNSNRFNGIKWYYWKGSGYSLKSTTMMIRPTDFSALL, from the exons ATGAAGATGCTTAATGTGGATTTACTCATTTTAAGTTTCTGCTTTGGTTTGGGAACGCAGTATGGTGCTGTTGGCAAGAGCCAGTATCAGATACAAAACGGCGCATGTAGCTACACTTTTCTGCTGCCTGAGCAAGAGAACTGCCAAAGCACCTACAACTATCCTGATCAAAAGGATGGACCAATGGACGACGAGTCGGTTCAGAGACTGGAACAACTGGAGATGGGCATGGAGAACAACACACAGTGGCTGCTTAAG TTGGAGAACTACATGCAGGACAGCATGAAACATGACATGCTCCAGCTCCAACAGGCTGCCGTACACAACCACACGGTTACGATGATTGAAATTGGGGCAAACCTGCTGAGTCAAACTGCTGAGCAAACAAGGAAACTCACTAATGTGGAAGCGCAG GTAATCCATCATACAACTCGACTTGAGCGCCAACTTCTTGAAAACTCCCACAacttggaaaaacaacttatagTCCAGTCAAATGAAATCAGCaaactgaatgataaaaacAG CCTTCTAGAGAAAAAAGTGACAGAGATCGAGAAGCAGAGGCAAGTGGAGCAAAAAACACTTCGAGAAGAAAAGGAGCAGCTTCAGTCGCTAATACTGAGGCAGACGGCCATCATCGGGGAactggagcagcagctgctcaaaGTTTCCTCCAACAACTCTGTTTTACACCATCAACAGCAGGAGCTATTGGACACAGTGAACAGCCTAGTACAGATATTATCTACCGGTTCTGTTCAAG AACCCAAAATTGCCATGATGCAAGACACTCCAACGACATACATGGACTGTGCTGCTGTCTATAAGTCAGGAAACATCAAAAGTGGCGTCTACACTCTCACAATCCCTAACACCACTACAGAGGTGAAG GCTTTCTGTGACATGGAGACAGAAGGAGGCGGCTGGACGGTACTACAAAAACGCTTCGAGGGCCATGTTGACTTTCACCGTACGTGGCAGGAGTACAAAAAG GGATTTGGAGAACCGTCAGGTGAATACTGGCTGGGAAATGAATTTGTCTCCAGACTGACAATTCAACAATCATACAAATTAAGAGTCCAGCTGAGCGACTGGGAAGGAAACTCTGCTTTCTCTCAATATGATCAGTTCTCTCTGGATGGCGAAGCACAAAATTACAG GATACACCTTAAAGGCTACAGTGGAACTGCAGGCAAAATAAGCAGCATTGGGCAGCCAGGAAGTGATTTTAGTACAAAGGATGCAGACAATGACAAATGTGTTTGCAAGTGCTCACAACTGACAACAGGAG GCTGGTGGTTTGATGCCTGCGGCCCATCCAATTTGAATGGGATGTATTACCAAAACGGCCAGAACTCCAACCGCTTCAATGGAATCAAATGGTACTACTGGAAAGGATCAGGATACTCACTGAAGTCGACTACCATGATGATCAGACCGACAGACTTCTCAGCCTTGCTTTGA